One genomic window of Streptomyces sp. NBC_01276 includes the following:
- a CDS encoding PadR family transcriptional regulator yields the protein MPRRALDNPIVLAVLGLLLEQAAHPYQMLSELRERSDSHAAAITRGTLYNTVAAMAEAGWVTARGQQRSGNRPERTVYELTGAGREELVRRLDSQIRNPEREFSRFLGAVTYLGALGPDGAAEALTERVGRLRERTAADESRLAEALAAGAPRLFVIEAEYALCLARAETAWIDTVLDDIGTGALTWPPAG from the coding sequence ATGCCTCGTCGAGCCCTGGACAACCCGATCGTGCTGGCCGTGCTGGGCCTCCTCCTGGAACAGGCCGCACACCCCTACCAGATGCTGTCCGAGCTGCGGGAACGCAGCGACAGCCATGCCGCCGCGATCACGCGCGGCACCCTCTACAACACCGTCGCCGCGATGGCCGAGGCCGGCTGGGTGACCGCCCGGGGCCAGCAGCGCTCGGGCAACCGGCCCGAACGGACCGTCTACGAGCTGACGGGAGCGGGCCGCGAGGAACTCGTGCGGCGGCTGGACTCCCAGATCCGCAACCCGGAGCGGGAGTTCTCCCGCTTCCTCGGAGCCGTCACCTACCTGGGCGCCCTGGGACCCGACGGCGCCGCCGAGGCGCTGACCGAGCGCGTCGGGCGCCTCCGGGAGCGCACGGCGGCGGACGAGAGCCGCCTCGCCGAGGCCCTCGCGGCCGGCGCGCCCCGGCTGTTCGTCATCGAGGCCGAGTACGCGCTCTGCCTCGCACGCGCCGAGACGGCGTGGATCGACACCGTCCTCGACGACATCGGCACCGGTGCGTTGACCTGGCCCCCGGCCGGCTGA
- a CDS encoding CAP domain-containing protein, translating into MRKHRKKTHHRKIIVTLGALALVGVPSAAMACLGPQGSGPASAGAARHDGRPWDDAPGFGGPGSQPPVEAPVEAAAPAAPAQPVAEPASEPPVEPADESAPTAEQPQAPQPVQPPAETAAPAAPAAPAAPEASAAPSGPVAEVVALVNKERAAVGCPAVTVNDRLTKAAQDHSADMAAHATMSHTGSDGSDPGRRITGAGYVWSTYGENVAYGYPTAAKVMEGWMNSPGHKRNILDCSYKEIGVGLAQPGQYWTQDFGAAR; encoded by the coding sequence ATGCGGAAGCACCGTAAGAAGACGCACCATCGGAAAATAATCGTCACCCTCGGGGCCCTGGCCCTCGTGGGTGTGCCCTCTGCCGCCATGGCGTGCCTGGGCCCGCAGGGCTCCGGCCCCGCGTCGGCCGGCGCCGCCCGGCACGACGGCCGGCCCTGGGACGACGCTCCCGGCTTCGGGGGCCCGGGTTCGCAGCCGCCCGTGGAAGCCCCGGTCGAGGCGGCCGCCCCCGCGGCCCCCGCCCAGCCCGTCGCCGAGCCGGCCTCCGAGCCGCCGGTGGAGCCCGCGGACGAGAGCGCGCCGACCGCGGAGCAGCCGCAGGCGCCGCAGCCCGTGCAGCCGCCGGCCGAGACGGCGGCGCCCGCCGCCCCCGCCGCCCCCGCGGCTCCCGAGGCCTCCGCGGCACCCTCCGGCCCCGTGGCCGAGGTCGTCGCGCTCGTCAACAAGGAGCGTGCGGCGGTCGGATGTCCGGCGGTCACCGTCAACGACCGGCTCACCAAGGCCGCGCAGGACCACAGTGCCGACATGGCCGCCCACGCCACCATGTCCCACACCGGCTCCGACGGCTCCGATCCGGGCCGGCGCATCACCGGTGCCGGATATGTGTGGAGCACGTACGGCGAGAACGTCGCCTACGGCTACCCCACGGCCGCGAAGGTCATGGAGGGCTGGATGAACAGCCCGGGCCACAAGCGGAACATCCTCGACTGCTCCTACAAGGAGATCGGGGTCGGCCTCGCGCAGCCGGGCCAGTACTGGACGCAGGACTTCGGCGCGGCCCGCTGA
- a CDS encoding FAD-dependent monooxygenase, giving the protein MSVAETEVDVLIVGAGPVGLTARALLERWGVPTLLVEKRRALSPFPRSRLVNARSMEIYRQLGLADGIAARAFAPEFGRIRFRDTFCAGDFATAPMAGVNAPVPESPVIGVVTSQDRLEPVLLAAAEARVRFAVELVGLAEGPRDVLATLVDHRHGGARSRVRARYVLAADGADSPVRRRLGIGTTGPGALGAFTTVVFDADLGRWCADRPAGVYFTAHGSFAPLYPEGGWAWFGPTPEDPADVDWPALLARALGPGDGVRADVLRVQHWVMNAFVAERLRSGRILLAGDAAHAVPVFGGLGMNTGLADVHNLCWKLAGVLRGWAGPGVLDTYEPERLPVAGRTLRRTVANTRRALDVQGRRREQRTAGGPAARPGEVELPWSEGFFAQLGLVLGVAYRSGAVLGGDGTAPDADDVATGDTDGGHTHDADDTDDADGADDADTHYVPTAEPGHRMPHLWLTRDRSTLDAFGPWFTLLTADPALWARQIAPSWPLRIEPLRGEHAQRCGLAPHGALLVRPDGHIGARWRGRPPSATSLHDALTTITSAPRP; this is encoded by the coding sequence ATGTCCGTGGCAGAAACCGAGGTCGACGTCCTGATCGTCGGGGCCGGGCCGGTCGGGCTCACCGCGCGGGCGCTGCTGGAGCGCTGGGGCGTGCCCACCCTGCTGGTCGAGAAACGCCGGGCCCTGTCGCCGTTTCCCCGCTCCCGGCTGGTCAACGCGCGCTCGATGGAGATCTACCGCCAGCTCGGCCTCGCCGACGGCATCGCGGCCCGCGCCTTCGCGCCGGAGTTCGGCCGCATCCGATTCCGCGACACCTTCTGCGCGGGCGATTTCGCCACCGCGCCGATGGCCGGGGTCAACGCGCCGGTCCCGGAGAGCCCGGTGATCGGCGTGGTCACCTCGCAGGACCGGCTGGAGCCCGTCCTGCTCGCCGCAGCCGAGGCGCGGGTGCGGTTCGCAGTCGAGCTCGTCGGCCTGGCCGAAGGGCCGCGGGACGTCCTGGCCACGCTGGTGGACCACCGGCACGGAGGGGCGCGCTCGCGCGTCCGCGCCCGTTACGTGCTGGCCGCCGACGGAGCCGATTCCCCCGTGCGGCGACGGCTGGGGATCGGGACCACCGGCCCCGGAGCGCTGGGCGCCTTCACCACCGTCGTCTTCGACGCCGACCTCGGACGATGGTGCGCCGACCGGCCGGCCGGCGTCTACTTCACCGCGCACGGCTCCTTCGCCCCGCTGTACCCCGAAGGGGGCTGGGCCTGGTTCGGGCCCACCCCCGAGGATCCGGCGGACGTCGACTGGCCCGCTCTCCTCGCGCGCGCCCTCGGCCCCGGCGACGGCGTACGCGCCGACGTGCTGCGGGTCCAGCACTGGGTGATGAACGCCTTCGTCGCCGAACGCCTGCGCAGCGGCCGGATCCTGCTGGCGGGCGACGCCGCCCACGCCGTCCCCGTCTTCGGCGGCCTGGGCATGAACACCGGCCTCGCCGACGTGCACAACCTGTGCTGGAAACTGGCCGGTGTCCTGCGGGGCTGGGCCGGCCCGGGCGTACTGGACACCTACGAGCCCGAACGCCTGCCGGTGGCCGGCCGGACGCTCCGCCGGACGGTGGCCAACACCCGACGCGCGCTCGACGTGCAGGGGCGGCGCCGCGAGCAGCGTACGGCCGGCGGTCCGGCGGCGCGGCCCGGAGAGGTCGAACTACCGTGGTCGGAGGGGTTCTTCGCCCAGCTCGGTCTCGTACTCGGCGTCGCCTACCGCTCCGGCGCCGTGCTCGGGGGCGACGGCACGGCTCCCGACGCGGACGACGTGGCGACCGGGGACACGGACGGCGGGCACACGCACGACGCCGACGACACGGATGACGCCGACGGCGCGGACGACGCGGACACGCACTACGTCCCCACCGCGGAGCCGGGCCACCGCATGCCGCACCTCTGGCTCACCCGTGACCGCTCCACGCTCGACGCCTTCGGCCCGTGGTTCACCCTGCTCACCGCGGACCCCGCCCTCTGGGCGCGCCAGATCGCCCCGTCCTGGCCGTTGCGGATCGAGCCGCTCAGGGGCGAGCACGCGCAGCGCTGTGGACTCGCCCCGCACGGAGCACTGCTCGTCCGCCCCGACGGCCACATCGGCGCCCGCTGGCGGGGCCGCCCGCCGAGCGCCACCAGCCTCCACGACGCGCTCACCACGATCACTTCCGCGCCCCGCCCCTGA
- a CDS encoding calcium-binding protein, whose protein sequence is MTHAHPRPAQPRRRPGGRAGLPAALGLVLVLLLPGTALAAPGDLDPTFGPDGRVTTVFPGFAEGHDVARQADGKLVVAGLSQDGFALARYNTNGTLDTTFDGDGRVTSDFGGGAHVANAVAVQPSDGKIVVAGTTEVPGEGGGCCFFSVARYNTDGSLDGGFGDGGLVRVDEFGGSADGADVAVQPDGRIIAGGKGGGGGFALVRLTTDGSLDPSLGGDGAVVAGFTPASPQDAGGTARGMALQPDGKVLLVGYVGNTAFDIGVARYNTNGTLDTTFSGDGMVTADFGGTEFGNAVAVQPDGKVVAAGDGGAGIALLRYNADGSADTGFGTGGRRSVGFPGDGGGASALALQPNGKIVTAGQADDPNSSEANDFGLARFNTDGTVDTGFGGDGFVVTGFGDFDAARGVLVQPDGKIVAAGYTAGSAFALARYEGGDGTPPPPPSANLSVTRTGTTTVSIGDRASYTVRVSNSASSTATATGVSLSDTLSGAGVTLTSATPTQGTCTTTATAATCALGSLAPGASATVTVTAEPRATGTLTGTARVSATQPDPAASDNTATSTTSVNNAHGCTVIGTSGTDTLNGGYFNDVICALGGNDTVRASYGNDTVYGGYGNDNIDGGFGDDTLDGGPGSDTLTGYYGNDRLTTTDGVAGNDTANGGSGTDTCTTDSGDIRISCP, encoded by the coding sequence ATGACCCACGCACACCCCAGACCGGCGCAGCCGCGCCGCAGACCCGGCGGGAGGGCCGGGCTGCCGGCCGCGCTCGGCCTGGTACTCGTACTCCTGCTGCCCGGCACCGCGCTGGCCGCCCCGGGAGACCTCGACCCCACCTTCGGCCCCGACGGCCGGGTGACGACCGTCTTCCCCGGGTTCGCGGAAGGCCACGACGTCGCCCGGCAGGCCGACGGCAAGCTGGTCGTGGCGGGCCTGAGCCAGGACGGCTTCGCGCTCGCCCGCTACAACACCAACGGCACCCTCGACACCACCTTCGACGGTGACGGCCGGGTGACCAGTGACTTCGGCGGTGGCGCGCACGTGGCCAACGCGGTGGCGGTACAGCCCTCGGACGGGAAGATCGTCGTGGCGGGCACCACCGAGGTGCCCGGGGAAGGAGGCGGCTGCTGCTTCTTCTCCGTGGCCCGCTACAACACCGACGGCAGCCTGGACGGCGGATTCGGCGACGGCGGCCTCGTACGGGTCGACGAGTTCGGCGGGTCCGCCGACGGCGCGGACGTGGCGGTACAGCCCGACGGCAGGATCATCGCCGGGGGCAAGGGCGGCGGTGGCGGCTTCGCGCTGGTCCGCCTGACCACCGACGGAAGCCTCGACCCGAGCCTCGGCGGGGACGGGGCGGTGGTCGCGGGCTTCACCCCGGCCTCGCCCCAGGACGCCGGGGGCACCGCCCGCGGCATGGCCCTCCAGCCGGACGGCAAGGTCCTCCTGGTCGGCTACGTGGGCAACACCGCCTTCGACATCGGCGTCGCCCGCTACAACACCAACGGCACCCTCGACACCACCTTCAGCGGCGACGGCATGGTCACCGCGGACTTCGGCGGCACCGAGTTCGGCAACGCCGTGGCGGTGCAGCCGGACGGGAAGGTCGTCGCCGCGGGTGACGGCGGCGCGGGCATCGCCCTGCTGCGCTACAACGCCGACGGCAGCGCCGACACCGGATTCGGGACCGGCGGACGCCGCTCCGTCGGCTTCCCCGGCGACGGCGGAGGCGCTTCCGCCCTGGCGCTCCAGCCGAACGGAAAGATCGTCACCGCGGGGCAGGCCGACGACCCCAACAGCTCCGAGGCCAACGACTTCGGCCTGGCCCGCTTCAACACCGACGGCACCGTGGACACCGGCTTCGGCGGCGACGGCTTCGTGGTCACCGGCTTCGGGGACTTCGACGCCGCGCGCGGGGTGCTCGTCCAGCCGGACGGGAAGATCGTCGCAGCGGGCTACACGGCCGGCTCCGCCTTCGCCCTCGCCCGCTACGAGGGAGGCGACGGCACACCCCCGCCGCCGCCGAGCGCCAACCTGTCGGTGACGAGGACCGGAACGACCACCGTCAGCATCGGAGACCGCGCCTCGTACACGGTGCGGGTCTCCAACTCGGCGTCCTCCACCGCCACCGCGACCGGCGTCAGCCTGTCCGACACGCTCTCCGGGGCCGGTGTGACCCTCACCTCGGCCACCCCCACCCAGGGCACCTGCACGACCACGGCGACCGCCGCCACCTGCGCCCTCGGCAGCCTGGCGCCGGGCGCGAGCGCGACGGTCACGGTCACCGCCGAACCGCGGGCCACCGGCACGCTCACCGGCACGGCCAGGGTCAGCGCCACCCAGCCGGACCCGGCCGCCTCCGACAACACGGCCACCTCCACCACCTCGGTGAACAACGCACACGGCTGCACGGTCATCGGCACCAGCGGAACCGACACCCTGAACGGCGGCTACTTCAACGACGTGATCTGCGCGCTCGGCGGCAACGACACCGTGCGCGCGAGCTACGGGAACGACACCGTCTACGGCGGCTACGGCAACGACAACATCGACGGCGGCTTCGGCGACGACACCCTCGACGGCGGACCCGGCAGCGACACCCTGACCGGCTACTACGGCAACGACCGCCTCACCACCACCGACGGCGTCGCGGGCAACGACACCGCCAACGGCGGCAGCGGCACCGACACCTGCACCACCGACTCCGGAGACATCCGCATCAGCTGCCCCTGA